A window of Pedobacter lusitanus contains these coding sequences:
- a CDS encoding efflux RND transporter periplasmic adaptor subunit has translation MKQAIILASFLTIFSCSCTSEKKEQQEEVKKTVVKTDADQVQLSPEQIKNSGIEIGVLGKKEMHTTLKVNGVIDVPPENIVSVSIPLGGYVKKMSLIPGMRVAKGSVLATIEDQQYIQLQQDYLTAKSRLKFAEADYNRQKGLNATKATSDKLFQQAESEFSNQKILVRSLAEKIRLTGLNPSQLNETNISRSINIYAPISGYITKVNVNPGKYVTSSDVLFELINPGALHVNLTVFENDASKLKEGQKIICTTNKHPEKKYLAIIHLITPNIGEDRTTSVHCDLKDNDKDLLPGTFMNAAIELNNSSVNAVPEAAVVKWENKDYIFSAEGADKFKMIRVETGVINNGFVEIKSAPDVKSVVVKNAYAILMKMKNSEEEG, from the coding sequence ATGAAACAAGCCATAATATTAGCATCCTTCCTGACTATCTTCTCTTGTTCCTGCACAAGCGAAAAAAAAGAACAGCAAGAAGAAGTGAAGAAAACGGTTGTAAAGACTGATGCAGATCAGGTTCAGTTATCGCCGGAACAGATAAAAAATTCCGGAATTGAAATCGGTGTTCTCGGGAAAAAGGAAATGCATACTACATTAAAGGTGAATGGTGTGATTGATGTACCACCAGAGAATATAGTCTCTGTTAGTATTCCCCTGGGAGGTTACGTGAAAAAGATGTCGCTGATTCCAGGGATGAGAGTTGCAAAAGGGAGTGTTCTGGCAACTATTGAAGATCAGCAGTATATTCAGTTGCAGCAGGATTATCTGACAGCAAAGAGCAGATTGAAATTTGCAGAAGCAGATTATAATCGCCAGAAGGGTTTAAATGCAACAAAAGCGACCAGTGATAAGCTGTTCCAGCAAGCAGAAAGTGAGTTTAGCAATCAGAAAATCCTTGTTCGTTCCCTTGCTGAAAAAATCAGGTTAACAGGTCTGAATCCGTCACAGTTGAACGAGACTAACATTTCCCGTTCAATTAACATTTATGCACCTATCAGTGGGTATATCACTAAGGTAAATGTGAATCCGGGTAAGTATGTAACCTCTTCTGATGTTTTATTTGAGCTGATCAATCCGGGAGCATTGCATGTAAACCTCACGGTTTTCGAAAATGATGCATCTAAACTGAAAGAAGGACAAAAGATTATCTGTACGACTAATAAACATCCTGAAAAGAAATATCTGGCAATTATCCATTTGATTACACCAAATATTGGCGAGGACCGCACAACCAGTGTGCATTGTGATTTGAAAGACAATGATAAAGATCTGTTGCCGGGAACTTTTATGAATGCGGCAATTGAACTGAATAATTCGAGTGTTAATGCAGTTCCTGAGGCAGCAGTAGTGAAATGGGAGAATAAAGATTATATCTTTTCTGCTGAAGGCGCTGATAAATTCAAAATGATCCGCGTGGAAACAGGTGTCATTAACAATGGCTTTGTAGAAATTAAATCTGCACCAGATGTGAAATCGGTGGTAGTTAAAAATGCTTATGCAATTCTGATGAAGATGAAGAATAGTGAGGAGGAGGGGTAA